A window from Thermomonas aquatica encodes these proteins:
- a CDS encoding MarR family winged helix-turn-helix transcriptional regulator, with amino-acid sequence MNVPATPAEACSGSALGLLFRQTRDAMWARMEKELADAGHDLTFSQFIAIKKLATGIASVTDLARAADLNPGAMTRLLDKLEARGLLQRVADPNDRRALHIHLTEAGVAMWRDIDQCGQRVRERALQGMDDATRTQLTRLLEQVRDNLVAED; translated from the coding sequence ATGAACGTACCCGCCACCCCCGCCGAGGCCTGCAGCGGCTCCGCCCTGGGCCTGCTGTTCCGGCAGACCCGCGATGCCATGTGGGCGCGCATGGAGAAGGAACTGGCCGACGCCGGCCATGACCTGACCTTCAGCCAGTTCATCGCGATCAAGAAGCTGGCCACCGGCATCGCCAGCGTCACCGACCTCGCCCGCGCCGCCGACCTCAACCCCGGTGCGATGACCCGCCTGCTCGACAAGCTGGAAGCCCGCGGCCTGTTGCAGCGCGTGGCCGACCCGAACGACCGCCGCGCCCTGCACATCCACCTGACCGAGGCCGGCGTGGCGATGTGGCGCGACATCGACCAGTGCGGCCAGCGCGTGCGCGAACGCGCCCTGCAGGGCATGGACGACGCCACCCGCACCCAACTCACCCGCCTGCTGGAGCAGGTGCGCGACAACCTCGTTGCCGAAGACTGA
- the ffh gene encoding signal recognition particle protein, which yields MFESLTQRLSGTFERLRGRGRLTDSNISEAVREVRIALLEADVALPVVQALIQRIKVRAVGQEVMRSLTPGQVLVRIVRDELAAVMGAQASDLNLNVPAPAVILMAGLQGAGKTTTVAKLAKHLKEKRKKKVMVVSADVYRPAAIEQLQTLAGQVGALFFPSDASQKPEAIVKAAIDDARKSFADVLIVDTAGRTSIDDAMMAEIKALHGAVNPVETLFVVDSMTGQDAAVTAKHFGEALPLTGVVLTKTDGDARGGAALSVRYITGKPIKFIGVGEKPDGLDVFHPDRAAGRILDMGDVLSLVEQVEAQVDHDKAKKLAEKVAKGKKFDLNDMRDQLEQMQNMGGLHGLMDKLPGVGQLPESVKQQVTGKEVPRMIAIINSMTKKERRNPDLLNGSRRARVARGSGLTPADVNKVLKQYQQMEKMMGKLGRGGMKGMMRGLSGMMGGRGGMPPMR from the coding sequence ATGTTCGAATCCCTGACCCAACGCCTGTCCGGCACCTTCGAACGCCTGCGCGGACGTGGCCGCCTGACCGATTCCAACATCAGCGAAGCCGTGCGCGAAGTGCGCATCGCCCTGCTGGAAGCGGACGTCGCGCTGCCGGTGGTGCAGGCGCTGATCCAGCGGATCAAGGTGCGCGCGGTCGGCCAGGAAGTGATGCGCTCGCTGACCCCGGGCCAGGTGCTGGTGCGCATCGTGCGCGACGAACTGGCCGCGGTGATGGGCGCGCAGGCGTCCGACCTGAACCTCAACGTGCCGGCGCCGGCGGTGATCCTGATGGCCGGCCTGCAGGGCGCGGGCAAGACCACCACCGTGGCCAAGCTCGCCAAGCACCTGAAGGAAAAGCGCAAGAAGAAGGTGATGGTGGTCAGCGCCGACGTCTATCGTCCGGCCGCGATCGAGCAATTGCAGACGCTGGCCGGGCAGGTCGGTGCGCTGTTCTTCCCGTCGGATGCGTCGCAGAAGCCGGAAGCGATCGTCAAGGCGGCGATCGACGACGCCCGCAAGTCGTTCGCCGACGTGCTGATCGTCGATACCGCCGGCCGCACCAGCATCGACGACGCGATGATGGCGGAGATCAAGGCGCTGCACGGTGCGGTCAATCCGGTCGAAACCCTGTTCGTGGTCGATTCGATGACCGGCCAGGACGCCGCGGTGACGGCGAAGCACTTCGGCGAGGCGCTGCCGCTGACCGGCGTGGTGCTGACCAAGACCGATGGCGATGCGCGCGGCGGCGCGGCGCTCTCCGTGCGTTACATCACCGGCAAGCCGATCAAGTTCATCGGCGTCGGCGAGAAGCCGGATGGCCTCGACGTGTTCCATCCGGACCGTGCCGCTGGCCGTATCCTCGACATGGGCGACGTGCTGTCGCTGGTCGAGCAGGTCGAGGCGCAGGTCGACCACGACAAGGCGAAGAAACTGGCGGAGAAGGTCGCCAAGGGCAAGAAGTTCGACCTCAACGACATGCGCGACCAGCTCGAGCAGATGCAGAACATGGGCGGCCTGCACGGCCTGATGGACAAGCTGCCCGGCGTCGGCCAGCTGCCGGAATCGGTGAAGCAGCAGGTCACCGGCAAGGAAGTGCCGCGGATGATCGCGATCATCAATTCGATGACGAAGAAAGAGCGCCGCAACCCCGACCTGCTCAACGGTTCGCGCCGCGCCCGCGTCGCCCGCGGCTCCGGCCTGACCCCGGCCGACGTCAACAAGGTGCTGAAGCAGTACCAGCAGATGGAAAAGATGATGGGCAAGCTGGGCCGCGGCGGCATGAAGGGCATGATGCGCGGGCTGAGCGGGATGATGGGCGGGCGCGGCGGCATGCCGCCGATGCGTTGA
- the trmD gene encoding tRNA (guanosine(37)-N1)-methyltransferase TrmD has translation MRFDIVSLFPEFVAQLAAHGVVGRAGERGLLSIHGWNPRDHAEGNYRRVDDRPFGGGPGMVMLIDPLRATLRAAREADPAPAKVVYLSPQGQRLTQAKVRELAALPRLVLLCGRYEGVDERLLQAEVDEEISIGDYVLSGGELAAAVLVDAVARLQDGALNDAESAVQDSFEGDGLLDCPHYTRPVEHELGSVPEVLLSGNHAGIARWRRQQALGRTWLRRPDLLDEAALSRADRGLLEGFRAQYAAALQDAGEDA, from the coding sequence ATGCGCTTCGACATCGTCAGCCTGTTCCCCGAATTCGTCGCCCAGCTGGCCGCGCACGGCGTGGTCGGGCGTGCCGGCGAGCGCGGGCTGCTGTCGATCCACGGCTGGAACCCGCGCGACCATGCCGAGGGCAATTACCGCCGGGTCGACGACCGCCCGTTCGGCGGCGGCCCGGGCATGGTGATGCTGATCGACCCGCTGCGCGCCACGCTGCGCGCCGCCCGCGAGGCCGATCCGGCGCCGGCGAAGGTGGTCTACCTCAGCCCGCAAGGCCAGCGCCTGACCCAGGCGAAAGTCCGCGAACTGGCCGCGCTGCCGCGCCTGGTCCTGCTCTGCGGCCGCTACGAGGGTGTGGACGAGCGCCTGCTGCAGGCCGAGGTGGACGAGGAAATCTCGATCGGCGACTACGTGCTGTCCGGCGGCGAACTGGCGGCGGCGGTGCTGGTCGATGCCGTGGCCAGGCTGCAGGACGGCGCGCTGAACGACGCCGAATCCGCGGTGCAGGACAGTTTCGAGGGCGATGGCCTGCTGGATTGCCCGCACTACACCCGCCCGGTCGAGCACGAGCTGGGCTCGGTGCCGGAAGTGCTGCTGTCCGGCAACCATGCCGGGATCGCCCGCTGGCGCCGGCAGCAGGCGCTGGGCCGCACCTGGCTGCGCCGGCCCGACCTGCTGGACGAGGCGGCGCTGTCCAGGGCCGACCGCGGCCTGCTGGAGGGCTTCCGGGCGCAATACGCGGCCGCCCTGCAGGACGCCGGCGAGGACGCCTAA
- a CDS encoding DHA2 family efflux MFS transporter permease subunit, producing the protein MQVLDTTIANVSLPTISGNLGGSANQATWVITSFAVSTAIALPLTGWLARRFGERKLFVWSTMAFVIASFLCGIANSMGLLVLARALQGFVAGPMYPITQALLLSIYPPARRGQAIALLAMVTVVAPIAGPILGGWITDNYSWEWIFFVNVPIGIFASTVVGRQLKGRPERLEKPKMDYVGLATLVLGVGALQILLDLGNDEDWFHSTTIVVLAIVSAIALAVFVIWELTDKDPIVNLRLFRHRNFAAGTIAMVLAYSAFFSVGILVPLWLQRNLGYTAIWAGFATAPIGILPVLLTPFVGKYANRFDLRMLASVAFVAMSLTSFTRSYFNLDVDFAHVAWVQLFQGIGVALFFMPVLQILLSDLEPHEIAAGSGLATFVRTLGGSFAASLTTYAWTERGAVHHAHLTERISAYDPNTLQAVAQYGGGDLQRGAAVLERMISNQAAQLGFNEIFHLLGILFLCVIAFVWIAKPPFAAKAGGAAAGGH; encoded by the coding sequence ATGCAGGTGCTGGACACCACCATCGCCAACGTCTCGCTGCCGACCATCTCCGGCAACCTCGGCGGCAGCGCCAACCAGGCGACGTGGGTGATCACCTCGTTCGCGGTGAGCACCGCGATCGCGCTGCCGCTGACCGGCTGGCTGGCGCGCCGCTTCGGCGAACGCAAGCTGTTCGTGTGGTCGACGATGGCGTTCGTGATCGCCTCGTTCCTGTGCGGCATCGCCAACAGCATGGGCCTGCTGGTGCTGGCGCGCGCGTTGCAGGGCTTCGTGGCCGGGCCGATGTACCCGATCACCCAGGCGCTGCTGCTGTCGATCTACCCGCCGGCGCGGCGCGGACAGGCGATCGCGCTGCTGGCGATGGTGACGGTGGTCGCGCCCATCGCCGGCCCGATCCTGGGCGGCTGGATCACCGACAACTACAGCTGGGAATGGATCTTCTTCGTCAACGTGCCGATCGGCATCTTCGCCAGCACGGTGGTGGGCCGCCAATTGAAGGGCCGCCCGGAACGGCTGGAAAAGCCGAAGATGGACTACGTCGGCCTGGCCACCCTGGTGCTGGGCGTGGGCGCGCTGCAGATCCTGCTCGACCTCGGCAACGACGAGGACTGGTTCCACTCCACCACGATCGTGGTGCTGGCCATCGTCTCGGCGATCGCGCTGGCGGTGTTCGTGATCTGGGAACTGACCGACAAGGATCCGATCGTCAACCTGCGCCTGTTCCGCCACCGCAACTTCGCCGCCGGGACCATCGCGATGGTGCTGGCCTACTCGGCGTTCTTCAGCGTCGGCATCCTGGTGCCGCTGTGGCTGCAGCGCAACCTGGGCTACACCGCGATCTGGGCCGGCTTCGCCACCGCGCCGATCGGCATCCTGCCGGTGCTGCTCACGCCATTCGTCGGCAAGTACGCCAACCGCTTCGACCTGCGCATGCTGGCCAGCGTGGCCTTCGTGGCGATGTCGCTGACCAGCTTCACCCGTTCCTACTTCAACCTGGACGTGGACTTCGCCCACGTGGCCTGGGTGCAGCTGTTCCAGGGCATCGGCGTGGCGCTGTTCTTCATGCCGGTGCTGCAGATCCTGCTGTCCGACCTGGAACCGCACGAGATCGCCGCCGGCTCGGGGCTCGCTACCTTCGTGCGCACCCTGGGCGGCAGCTTCGCCGCATCGCTGACCACCTATGCCTGGACCGAACGCGGCGCGGTGCACCACGCCCACCTCACCGAAAGGATTTCCGCCTACGATCCGAACACGCTGCAGGCCGTGGCCCAATACGGCGGCGGCGACCTGCAGCGCGGCGCGGCGGTGCTGGAACGGATGATCTCCAACCAGGCCGCGCAGCTCGGCTTCAACGAGATCTTCCACCTGCTCGGGATCCTGTTCCTGTGCGTGATCGCCTTCGTCTGGATCGCCAAGCCGCCGTTCGCCGCCAAGGCCGGCGGTGCCGCGGCCGGCGGGCATTGA
- a CDS encoding YjgN family protein — MARTGTGRVVRHQPAFAGRAGEYFGIWFVNLLLGIVTLGIYSAWAKVRSERYFYGNTTLAGSSFDYLADPIAILKGRLIAYAVVIALLLSSKFLPILYFALILALFALMPLIIVLGLRFRARNSAWRGLSFRFDREGGAAYGPFLGWQLLSAITGTLLYPLMKLKQHEFVAGGHRFGRKRFEFAGDASRYYPPYLVALGIGAGLMLAFGIAFSAAIFAGVHAAEGPAAQALGVGVVAALVLFYAGMFALGIFLRVRYANLLWNNTRLGPHRFESSLRVRDMMWLYASNLVAIVCTLGLAVPWAMIRLARYRAAHFAVLADGGIDDFVRDQEREHAAAGAELIDALDVGIDLGL, encoded by the coding sequence ATGGCTAGGACCGGGACCGGGCGGGTCGTGCGCCACCAGCCGGCGTTCGCCGGGCGCGCAGGCGAGTACTTCGGCATCTGGTTCGTCAACCTGCTGCTGGGCATCGTCACCCTCGGCATCTATTCGGCCTGGGCCAAGGTGCGCAGCGAGCGCTACTTCTACGGCAACACCACGCTTGCCGGTTCCAGCTTCGACTACCTCGCCGATCCGATCGCGATCCTCAAGGGGCGCCTGATCGCCTATGCGGTGGTGATCGCGCTGTTGCTGTCGTCGAAGTTCCTGCCGATCCTGTATTTCGCGCTGATCCTGGCCCTGTTCGCGCTGATGCCGCTGATCATCGTGCTGGGGCTGCGCTTCCGCGCGCGCAATTCGGCGTGGCGCGGGCTGAGCTTCCGTTTCGATCGCGAAGGCGGCGCGGCCTATGGCCCGTTCCTCGGCTGGCAGCTGCTCAGCGCGATCACCGGCACGTTGCTGTATCCGCTGATGAAACTGAAGCAGCACGAATTCGTCGCCGGCGGGCACCGGTTCGGCCGCAAGCGCTTCGAGTTCGCCGGCGACGCCTCGCGCTACTACCCGCCGTACCTGGTCGCGTTGGGCATCGGTGCCGGCCTGATGCTGGCGTTCGGGATCGCGTTCAGCGCGGCGATCTTCGCCGGCGTCCACGCGGCCGAGGGTCCGGCCGCGCAGGCGCTGGGCGTCGGGGTGGTCGCCGCGCTCGTGCTGTTCTACGCCGGCATGTTCGCGCTCGGCATCTTCCTGCGCGTTCGCTACGCCAACCTGCTGTGGAACAACACCCGGCTCGGGCCGCACCGCTTCGAATCCAGCCTGCGCGTGCGCGACATGATGTGGCTGTACGCCAGCAACCTGGTCGCCATCGTCTGCACGCTCGGATTGGCCGTGCCATGGGCGATGATCCGGCTCGCGCGCTACCGCGCCGCGCACTTCGCCGTGCTTGCCGACGGCGGCATCGACGATTTCGTCCGCGACCAGGAGCGCGAGCATGCCGCGGCCGGCGCGGAACTGATCGACGCGCTCGACGTGGGCATCGACCTCGGCCTCTGA
- a CDS encoding M48 family metallopeptidase yields MPLPATWYDGESSRARAVRLGCAQGMLQLAFDDAETRQWPLESVAINPRLGRTPRILRLPDGARVEVADSPELEAWFQGAGGRIEGFADWLERRRGAIIASAALVLAATLLFLRFGMPWLAREVAERMPPAIERHASDQVVAMLERIHFKPSQVPAARRASLDRRFRALVAGEPRSAGMRLSIVRAPGIGPNAFALPDGRIFVTDELIGLAETDEEVLAVLAHEAGHHVHRHGMRGALESSSVFVIAGLLFGDASGSSLAVSIPATLLISGFSRGYEREADAYAFELLLRRGQSPKAFASMMRRLSAGVPKGLEQGAVGYLSTHPPSPERIAAAERAAAARR; encoded by the coding sequence ATGCCGCTGCCGGCGACCTGGTACGACGGCGAGTCCAGCCGAGCCCGCGCGGTCCGGCTGGGCTGCGCGCAAGGCATGCTCCAGCTCGCCTTCGACGATGCCGAAACCCGGCAATGGCCGCTGGAATCGGTGGCGATCAATCCCCGCCTGGGCCGCACGCCGCGGATCCTGCGCCTGCCGGACGGTGCGCGGGTGGAGGTCGCCGATTCGCCGGAACTCGAGGCCTGGTTCCAGGGCGCGGGCGGGCGCATCGAGGGGTTCGCCGATTGGCTGGAGCGGCGCCGCGGCGCGATCATCGCCTCGGCCGCGCTGGTGCTGGCGGCGACCCTGCTGTTCCTGCGTTTCGGCATGCCGTGGCTCGCCCGCGAAGTCGCCGAGCGCATGCCGCCGGCGATCGAGCGCCATGCCAGCGACCAGGTGGTGGCGATGCTCGAGCGCATCCATTTCAAGCCGAGCCAGGTGCCCGCCGCGCGTCGCGCAAGCCTGGATCGGCGCTTCCGTGCGCTGGTGGCGGGCGAGCCGCGTTCCGCCGGGATGCGCCTGTCGATCGTGCGCGCGCCCGGCATCGGCCCGAATGCCTTCGCCTTGCCGGATGGCCGCATCTTCGTCACCGACGAATTGATCGGCCTGGCCGAAACCGACGAGGAGGTGCTGGCGGTGCTCGCCCACGAAGCCGGGCACCACGTGCATCGCCACGGCATGCGCGGGGCGCTGGAAAGCTCCTCGGTGTTCGTCATCGCCGGCTTGCTGTTCGGCGACGCGTCGGGCTCGTCGCTGGCGGTGTCGATCCCGGCCACCCTGCTGATCAGCGGTTTCTCGCGCGGCTACGAGCGCGAGGCCGACGCCTATGCCTTCGAACTGCTGCTGCGCCGCGGGCAATCGCCGAAGGCGTTCGCCTCGATGATGCGGCGGCTGTCCGCCGGTGTTCCCAAAGGGCTGGAGCAGGGGGCGGTCGGTTATCTGTCCACCCATCCGCCCAGCCCGGAGCGCATCGCCGCCGCGGAGCGAGCGGCGGCGGCCCGTCGCTGA
- the rpsP gene encoding 30S ribosomal protein S16, translated as MVKIRLTRGGAKKRPFYHIIVTDSRSARDGRNIERVGFYNPVAQGAEKRIELDLDRVKHWVDNGAQLTDKVADLYKQAAKAA; from the coding sequence ATGGTCAAGATCCGCCTTACCCGTGGCGGCGCCAAGAAGCGCCCCTTCTACCACATCATCGTCACCGACAGCCGCAGCGCGCGCGACGGCCGCAACATCGAGCGCGTGGGTTTCTACAACCCGGTCGCGCAGGGCGCCGAGAAGCGCATCGAGCTGGACCTGGACCGCGTCAAGCACTGGGTCGACAACGGCGCGCAGCTGACCGACAAGGTCGCCGACCTGTACAAGCAGGCCGCCAAGGCCGCCTGA
- a CDS encoding cytochrome C assembly family protein codes for MTIVLIAIALYLVASGWLVASVQRDDDASRSWLLPANLALLLHGATHYLAWRGSGITDLHFFAALSLAGLGMAILTAIVGASGRMRALGVVVFPLAALTLLGYSLYGHATKPEPLDWRLLLHAWLALLAYATLAIAALLAIFLWAQERALRRREFHRWLRALPPLTELETLLFRTISVGFVLLGAVLLTGVLFVDDLLAQHLVHKTVLSVLSWLAFGALLLGRWRFGWRGATAVRWTLAAMVLLLLAFFGSKFVLELVLHRAS; via the coding sequence ATGACAATCGTTCTCATCGCCATCGCGTTGTACCTGGTCGCCTCGGGCTGGCTGGTCGCTTCGGTCCAGCGCGACGATGACGCCTCGCGAAGCTGGCTGCTGCCCGCCAACCTGGCCCTGCTCCTGCATGGCGCGACCCACTACCTGGCCTGGCGCGGCAGCGGCATCACCGACCTGCATTTCTTCGCGGCGCTGTCGCTGGCCGGCCTCGGCATGGCGATCCTGACCGCGATCGTCGGCGCCTCCGGGCGCATGCGCGCACTCGGCGTGGTGGTCTTCCCGTTGGCCGCGCTGACCTTGCTGGGCTATTCGCTGTACGGTCATGCGACTAAGCCGGAGCCGCTGGACTGGCGATTGCTGCTGCATGCCTGGCTGGCCCTGCTGGCCTACGCCACCCTGGCCATCGCCGCGCTGCTGGCGATCTTCCTGTGGGCGCAGGAACGCGCGCTGCGCCGCCGCGAATTCCACCGCTGGCTGCGCGCGCTGCCGCCGCTCACAGAGTTGGAAACCCTGCTGTTCCGCACCATCAGCGTCGGTTTCGTGCTGCTGGGCGCGGTGCTGCTGACCGGCGTGCTGTTCGTCGACGACCTGCTGGCCCAGCACCTGGTGCACAAGACCGTGCTGAGCGTGCTCTCGTGGCTGGCATTCGGCGCCTTGCTGCTCGGCCGCTGGCGCTTCGGCTGGCGCGGCGCCACCGCGGTGCGCTGGACGCTGGCGGCGATGGTCCTGCTGCTGCTGGCCTTCTTCGGCAGCAAGTTCGTGCTGGAACTGGTCCTGCACCGAGCAAGCTGA
- a CDS encoding efflux RND transporter periplasmic adaptor subunit — MTTETTPNTSAGQGAPLPVSQSSLKPANGKRKRALLILLVVALLAGIGWLAYYLLVARWHQDTDDAYVQGNIVSITPQTAGTVVEIHAEDGMRVQAGQVLVQLDPNDAQVTYEQAKANLAGTVRQVRGLYSSVDSAQADIAAREVAVAQARADVARRSGLVASGAVSAEELAHAQAQLKSAEAALSASRGSLSRNRALVDATTVANQPQVQAAAAQLRQAYLNLQRAAIVAPIDGYVGKRSVQLGQRVQPGTALLTVVPLEQVWVDANFKETQLRNLRLGQPVELVADVYGDKVVYTGKLTSLGLGTGSAFALLPAQNASGNWIKIVQRVPVRVELDPKQLREHPLRLGMSMAVDVSVRDQDGPVLPAASAREPVLATQAYAKQLKDADALIRDVIESNLPQGHKA, encoded by the coding sequence ATGACCACCGAAACCACTCCGAACACCTCCGCGGGCCAAGGCGCGCCGCTGCCGGTCTCGCAAAGTTCGCTGAAGCCGGCCAACGGCAAGCGCAAGCGCGCGCTGCTGATCCTGCTGGTCGTCGCCTTGCTGGCCGGCATCGGCTGGCTGGCGTACTACCTGCTGGTCGCGCGCTGGCACCAGGACACCGACGACGCCTACGTGCAGGGCAACATCGTCAGCATCACCCCGCAGACCGCGGGCACCGTGGTCGAGATCCACGCCGAGGACGGCATGCGCGTGCAGGCCGGCCAGGTGCTGGTGCAGCTGGACCCGAACGATGCGCAGGTCACCTACGAACAGGCCAAGGCCAACCTCGCCGGTACCGTGCGCCAGGTGCGCGGGCTGTACAGCAGCGTGGATTCGGCGCAGGCCGATATCGCCGCGCGCGAAGTCGCGGTGGCGCAGGCACGCGCCGACGTCGCCCGCCGCAGCGGGCTGGTCGCCAGCGGTGCGGTGTCCGCCGAAGAACTCGCGCATGCACAGGCGCAACTGAAGTCCGCCGAAGCGGCGCTGTCGGCCTCGCGCGGCAGCCTGTCGCGCAACCGCGCGCTGGTCGATGCCACCACCGTCGCCAACCAGCCGCAGGTGCAGGCCGCCGCCGCGCAGCTGCGCCAGGCCTACCTGAACCTGCAGCGCGCGGCGATCGTCGCGCCGATCGACGGCTATGTCGGCAAGCGCAGCGTGCAGCTGGGCCAGCGCGTGCAGCCGGGCACCGCCCTGCTGACCGTGGTGCCGCTGGAACAGGTGTGGGTCGACGCCAACTTCAAGGAAACCCAGCTGCGCAACCTGCGCCTGGGCCAGCCGGTGGAACTCGTCGCCGACGTGTACGGCGACAAGGTGGTCTACACCGGCAAGCTGACCAGCCTGGGCCTGGGCACCGGCAGTGCGTTCGCCCTGCTGCCGGCGCAGAACGCCAGCGGCAACTGGATCAAGATCGTGCAGCGCGTGCCGGTGCGGGTCGAACTGGACCCGAAGCAGCTGCGCGAACACCCGCTGCGCCTGGGCATGAGCATGGCGGTCGACGTCAGCGTGCGCGACCAGGACGGCCCGGTGCTGCCCGCCGCCAGCGCGCGCGAGCCGGTGCTGGCCACCCAGGCCTATGCCAAGCAGCTGAAGGATGCCGACGCGCTGATCCGCGACGTCATCGAAAGCAACTTGCCGCAGGGCCACAAGGCCTGA
- the rimM gene encoding ribosome maturation factor RimM (Essential for efficient processing of 16S rRNA), producing the protein MNAPDSRQRMITVGRLHGAFGVRGEVKLESFTDPLRAIGKYQPWTLRDARGVERTCEGVRVREGGKGLIATMPGIEDKDAADALRGTEVLVPRSALPPPADGEYYWVDLEGLRVVNVEGVDFGIVSHLFSTGANDVLVAQGERERMIPFVLPDYIRSVDFAAGIVTVDWDADF; encoded by the coding sequence ATGAACGCACCGGACAGCCGCCAGCGGATGATCACCGTGGGCCGGTTGCACGGTGCGTTCGGCGTGCGCGGCGAAGTGAAGCTGGAAAGCTTCACCGACCCGTTGCGCGCCATCGGCAAATACCAGCCCTGGACCCTGCGCGACGCCCGCGGCGTCGAGCGCACCTGCGAAGGCGTGCGCGTGCGCGAGGGCGGCAAGGGCCTGATCGCGACGATGCCCGGCATCGAGGACAAGGACGCCGCCGATGCACTGCGCGGTACGGAGGTGCTGGTGCCGCGTTCGGCATTGCCGCCGCCGGCGGACGGCGAGTACTACTGGGTCGACCTGGAAGGCCTGCGCGTGGTGAATGTCGAAGGCGTGGATTTCGGCATCGTTTCGCATCTGTTCTCGACCGGCGCCAACGATGTGCTGGTCGCGCAGGGCGAACGCGAGCGGATGATCCCGTTCGTGCTGCCGGACTACATCCGCAGCGTGGATTTCGCTGCCGGCATCGTCACCGTCGATTGGGACGCGGACTTCTGA
- a CDS encoding efflux transporter outer membrane subunit: protein MNKLLPLAIASALLAGCASSNGLVAEGSRRDPATLSAGKSLGNAKVSDAAWPSERWWAAFGDPQLDGLIDEALAASPALDAADARTRKAIAQAGLADAARKPSLGAGAQVLGLQIPETLAGPDLGGDFSVAELLTLNFKYNPDFWGADKAKWQAALGNARAAEVDAQAARLQLAANIVRAYVALAQAFDAQDAANAEAARSDALVKLNQQRIKAGLDNTIALNQNQSASAAARQQAQAAQQQIDALRNALAALVGAGPDRGLEIARPMLATPDVAVPSQLPSDLLARRADIVAARWRVEAAQHGIDASKAAFYPTINLSMMVGLAAGNLGDLFGSDALLVNGGPALTLPIFEGGRLRNQLMGSNADYDLAVANYNQSLLGAIREVADAVQGARALDAQLASTRIARDTAAKAYAAVAQRHRAGLANQLDVLAAQKPLLQLDQQLAALNAKRRTATIDLDQALGGGIALPQSNTTAPNTTASN from the coding sequence ATGAACAAACTCCTTCCCCTCGCCATCGCCAGCGCGCTGCTGGCCGGCTGCGCCAGCAGCAACGGCCTCGTCGCTGAAGGCAGCCGGCGCGATCCGGCCACGCTTTCCGCCGGCAAATCGCTGGGCAACGCCAAGGTCTCCGACGCCGCCTGGCCGTCCGAGCGCTGGTGGGCCGCGTTCGGCGATCCGCAGCTGGATGGGTTGATCGATGAGGCGCTGGCCGCCTCGCCGGCGCTGGATGCCGCCGACGCACGCACCCGCAAGGCGATCGCGCAAGCCGGGTTGGCGGATGCCGCGCGCAAGCCGAGCCTGGGCGCCGGCGCGCAAGTGCTGGGCCTGCAGATTCCGGAAACGCTGGCCGGCCCCGATCTCGGCGGCGATTTCAGCGTCGCCGAACTGCTCACCCTCAACTTCAAGTACAACCCGGATTTCTGGGGCGCGGACAAGGCCAAATGGCAGGCCGCGCTGGGCAATGCGCGTGCGGCCGAAGTCGACGCGCAGGCCGCGCGCCTGCAGCTGGCGGCGAACATCGTGCGCGCCTATGTCGCGCTGGCGCAGGCCTTCGATGCGCAGGACGCGGCCAATGCCGAAGCCGCACGTTCCGATGCCTTGGTGAAGCTCAACCAGCAGCGGATCAAGGCCGGCCTGGACAACACCATCGCGCTCAACCAGAACCAGAGCGCTTCCGCCGCCGCACGCCAGCAGGCGCAGGCCGCGCAGCAGCAGATCGACGCGCTGCGCAATGCGCTCGCGGCATTGGTCGGTGCCGGCCCGGATCGTGGCCTCGAGATCGCGCGCCCGATGCTGGCGACGCCGGATGTCGCGGTGCCCTCGCAACTGCCCAGCGACCTGCTCGCCCGTCGCGCCGACATCGTCGCCGCGCGCTGGCGGGTCGAAGCCGCGCAGCACGGCATCGATGCCAGCAAGGCCGCGTTCTACCCGACCATCAACCTCAGCATGATGGTCGGCCTGGCCGCCGGCAACCTCGGCGACCTGTTCGGCAGCGACGCGCTGCTGGTCAATGGCGGCCCCGCACTCACGTTGCCGATCTTCGAAGGCGGCCGCCTGCGCAACCAGCTGATGGGTAGCAATGCCGACTACGACCTCGCCGTGGCGAACTACAACCAGTCGCTGCTCGGCGCGATCCGCGAAGTGGCCGATGCCGTACAAGGCGCGCGTGCGCTGGATGCGCAACTCGCCAGCACCCGCATCGCCCGCGACACCGCGGCCAAGGCGTATGCCGCGGTCGCGCAGCGCCATCGCGCCGGCCTGGCCAACCAGCTGGACGTGCTGGCCGCGCAGAAGCCGCTGCTGCAACTCGACCAGCAACTGGCCGCGCTGAACGCGAAACGGCGCACCGCGACCATCGACCTCGACCAGGCGCTCGGCGGCGGCATTGCCCTGCCCCAATCGAACACGACCGCGCCCAACACCACCGCATCGAACTGA